Within Limnothrix sp. FACHB-406, the genomic segment CCGCGACCACTGGCAACGTTGAGAATTGCGAGAATTGTGGTCTGTGGGGCCATGCTGGTTGGGTTGGGTTCCGTGAGCCTGAACCCGTTCGGTTGGAGATAACACCCATCGTTCACATCTAGTCTACATTGGCAATAGAGACGATAGAATAAACGCCTTGGAATATAAGCTTTGAACGTCATTAATAGAAACAATGGATTACACCAGCGGCGGATCGCCCTACGTGTTGTTGGCGGCCGGGGTTGCGGCGGGAGCGCTGTCGGGGTTGGCCTTTGCGAAAAGTTTGCGCGAACAGGGGCGAGTTTGGCTCAAGTCACCCGATCGGGATCCAGCGGCCATGAAAGGGCCTGAGTTGTGGCTCCCCTTTGTGGGGATGGCCGGCGGGGCTGGCTTTTTTTTGGCGGCCACGTTGCAGTGCTTCGCGTTCCCGATCGACCTGTCCTATAAACTTTCCGTGCCGGTGGCGGTGGGTGGAGCGCTGACGGTTTGGTGGCAGTTTGGAATTATTTTGCGCCAAATTCAACGGGGCGGCGTGGGGGCGATCGACCTCAATTCGTTGCGCTAGGGCCAGCGGAACCTGCCACCCCATTCAGCCCACGAACAAGGTACTAGCGGAGGGTGCTAGTGGAGAGCGCTAGTTGATGATGTTTGCTAGGCGATCGAACACTTGCGCCACCACCCGCTGGGCTTTTTCATCCAGCCGATGCCAGTCCACATCCCCATCCTCCCCAATCAAATCCAAATCAATGGTGACCATCACCTCATCGCCCGCACTGAGGGTGCTGAGGGCTTGGTAGTCGCGGAAGCAAATGCTGTAGCACAGTTCCCACACGTCAACGCGCGTGGACTGGCCATCGTGCTCCAGGGTGAACCAATAGCCCGGATAGGGTTGTGGCAAGTCATCCAACGCCGCCGTAATTTCCGCCGCCCGTTCGCCGCTGGCGGTGGTTAGTTCCTGCTGCAAGAGGGTGACGCGGGTTTGGATTTCTTCAGACGTGCCGTAGGGAAAGACGGGAAATTCTTCGTAGGTTCCTTTCCAGCCGGAAGATTCCAGTTGCTTGCGAATGTTGTCGATCGTTCGCAGGAAGGCTGGCTGCATCAGTAACTCAGCCCGATACCAATCGTTTAAATCTGTTAATTTGGGACGCATCTGCTGTCGATGAACCGTCAAAACTGCAATACAAAAAACTGACTAGAACACCTAGCTTATCCGCTCTGGTCATTGGCGCGCATCTCTCGATTCTGACGGCACTGATTGCTCGGTCTGATGAACTGCTTGGCGATTCTTTTTTAGGTGGTCTATGCCCTCGATCGCCCGTAAAAATCTATTTGAAGATATTCCGCGCCTGTTGGTGGCCCAAGCGGGAATTCTGTTTGCCGTGAGCCTGGTGACGATCCAAACGGGCGTGTTTCGCGGTTTCACAGAATCCACATCGCTGCTGGTCGATCGCTCCAAGGCCGATATTTGGGTCACATCCAAGGACTTGGTGCATTTGGAACTGACCCTGCCCCTATCCTTCGACCACCTGAGCCGTGTCCAGCGGTTGGCGGGGGTAGAACGGGCGGAGCCGCTGATTTTTGGCAAAGTGCTGTGGCGTGCTCCCAACAATCGGATTGAGTCAGTGATTACCTTGGGCTATCAGCCGGATGGGGTGTTATTTCAACCTTGGAACCTGACCCAAGGCCGAGCAACCGAAGTTCAACAACCCTACCGGGCGATCACCGACGTGACGAATCTTCGGAAGTTGGGGCTATCGCGGGTGGGCGATCGGGGCACGGTGGGTTCCACCCCATTGCAAGTGGGCGCGGTGGGCCAGGGGCTGCAATCGATCGTGTTCAGCCCGTTTTTGTTTATGTCTGCCGTTTCGGCCAACAGCCTGCTGAGTGCTGGGCGAGAATCGCGGTTGACCTGTAGTGTGCAGCCCGATGGGGGACTGGATTGTGTGAATCGGGTCAGCCCCAAGCCCACCGGAGCCGATCGCCCTGTGCCACCTCGATCGCTCAATGCATCCGACCCGGTGAACTTTATTTTGGTGCGGGCCAAGCCGGGCAGCTCGATTCCAGACCTCCAGCGCCGCATTGAGGCGGCCTTGCCAGACTCCCGAGCCTTCACCCGCGCGGAGTTGTCCCGCCTCTCGCAAACCTACTGGCGCGATCGAACGGGCGTGGGGTTTATCTTGACCCTTGGGGCGATCGTCGGGGCGATCGTGGGCATCGCGATCGTGGGCCAAATTCTTTACGCCTCCGCCAGCGAGCGCGTCCGCGAATTCGCCACCCTCAAGGCCATGGGCGCTTCCAGTTGGGTTTTGCGCGGCATTATTGTTGAGCAGTCCCTTTGGATGGCCGTCTTGGGATATTTACCCGGCATAGGTCTTTGTGTGGGCGTGGCGCAATTTGCCACCACAGCCGGTGTCGTCATTGCCATTACGCCCCTCAGCGCCTTTTTGACCTTTGGTGTGACGGTGGTGATGTGCGTCAGCTCGGCCCTGTTTGCCATTCAAAAGGTTAATCGCATTGACCCCGCCGTGGTTTTCAAGGCCTAGAAAGAGCCATCATGACCCGGCGATTGCGCTAAGATGCGATCAATCAGTGTGCGCCCCAGTGTGCCCCATCCTTAGCCGTTCATGAGTGATTCATTAATCATGAATCGGTTTTGCATGGGTTGCTACTCGGTCATTCGTGGTTGTTTTCGGTTTTAATGATTCGCAATTCATATCAATCAGCATTCTTGAGTCAATCAAGACAAATCAATTAAAAAATTAATTGGAAACTAATCGATCGCCCCATTACCCAATCTTTGCTTCATTATCGCTTTCTCATTTCTTGAAAATCAGCTTAAGATTGCTTTAATATTACTTCTATATTTTCTCGTTTCTTTCTTGCAATAAAATGCTTTCTCTGATTGCTTTGTTGATCATCATCTTAGTCATTTATTTCATATCTTCCGGCAATTGAGGATCACTCTATGTTTTGATTAACGTTGCTTTTGAGTCGCCTGTGAGTGATTTTTGACCTGTTTTCGGCTTGCTTTTCTCGCTGGGCTATTTTTGTGGCCGCTTCTGAAATTGTCTGTCATGGACGGAAATAAATGACTCCCCGTGGCTGAAACTGGAGATATCGATCGCCTGGAGTCGCGAATTCCCAAAATTTCCCCCAATCCTGGGCAACCTTGAAAATAGACAATTCTAAAATGGAGAGCTATAGACAATTAATGAAGTGGTTAACGGGCCTCCTGTTCCCGATCGCCAAGAACTGATCGATTAGTCAC encodes:
- a CDS encoding FtsX-like permease family protein; translation: MPSIARKNLFEDIPRLLVAQAGILFAVSLVTIQTGVFRGFTESTSLLVDRSKADIWVTSKDLVHLELTLPLSFDHLSRVQRLAGVERAEPLIFGKVLWRAPNNRIESVITLGYQPDGVLFQPWNLTQGRATEVQQPYRAITDVTNLRKLGLSRVGDRGTVGSTPLQVGAVGQGLQSIVFSPFLFMSAVSANSLLSAGRESRLTCSVQPDGGLDCVNRVSPKPTGADRPVPPRSLNASDPVNFILVRAKPGSSIPDLQRRIEAALPDSRAFTRAELSRLSQTYWRDRTGVGFILTLGAIVGAIVGIAIVGQILYASASERVREFATLKAMGASSWVLRGIIVEQSLWMAVLGYLPGIGLCVGVAQFATTAGVVIAITPLSAFLTFGVTVVMCVSSALFAIQKVNRIDPAVVFKA